The DNA sequence TTTATTCTAATTTCTGCTCATCTTAATTGATAACCGTAGGCATGACGGAAAAAATGTCTAAATCCTAAATATTCCTTCAAGACTTGATACTGTTGGGGATTAATTACTGCTTTTCTCACATTAGGAATGTCTGAAGACATTTGGGTTAATAAATCTAAGTGCGATCGCTCTCCTGTGGGCAAAGAATTATCAATGTTGATAGCTATTCTGCGAAAAATCCCTTCAATGCTAGTGTAATATTGATGAAGATAAGAAGCTAAACCATTCATTTCTAACTGCGTTGGTGGTTCTTTTAAAGAAGATAAATCTTTTCGGGTTTCTTCTACAAGTCTTTGTAAAGAGAGTAATTCATCATCAATTAAGGACTTCAAAGCATCAAGAGAATTAGTATTCATAATTTTTCCCTGTAAAATTCTCGTTTTAATTTCAGGATAAGCGGTTTCTAAGGGTACTAAATCTAAATCTATTCCTTTTGGTAATAAATCACGACATAAGGAGTAAGCACGAAAAAAACTCCCTTCGGGTAATCCTTCCACAGCTAAATCAATATCAGAAAAATCATGCCAAGGAGTTTGCCCTGCTAAAGAGCCAAATAAAATTACTTTTTTTGCACTAAATTCTGTGATTAAAACTGACAATTCTGAAAATGGCTGAAAAGCTGAAAGTGTTAAGAATCAAACCGTATGCTTAAATGAAAATGCCCAAAATATTTTTCCTAAATCATGAAATTTCATCTATCTAGCATAATTCAGATTTTCTTTGTCAGATTTAATAGATTATTTCGCTCTCATAAAATTGAAGCATTTGAAGCTATTATGATTTTAGCAATCAGTCATGCCTATGGCTGTTTTAATCCTAAACAATTGGCAGATTTCTTAGGAGTTAATCATCAAAAAATATATGCAGAAATTTCTTCATGGACATTATACAAGCTCCAAAAAGTTTTAAAATTATTGATGGTCAATGTGGCAGTAGAACAGTTACAAATTATTGAAAAAAAGAGTAATTCTACACAGTCAAGGGCAAAGATAACATTTGCTGTAGATGATAGTGTTATTGACAGAGTAGGAAAGAGGTTACGCTGTACATTTACTTGGTATAGTGGACGTTGGAAAAAAGTGGTAAATGGACAAAATATATTAGGAATCATATTAACAATCAATGGAAAAGCAATACCCATTGGATTAAAATATTGCTCCAAACAGGGAAGAAAAAATACGGATAAACCAAGTATTTTAATTGCGATGTTAAAGGAAATTAAAGAAGAATGTCTCAAAGAAAATATCAATATTAGTAAATATCCTATTACTCTCGATTCTTGGTATGTATCACAACAATTAAAAGAACAATTAGATGAACTAGGATTCACCAAAATTATTATGGCTGGGAAAAGTAGTTATGTATTTGAAGGAGAAGATTTTAAAGGAAAAGGAAGTGAATGGAAAAAAAGAGTGGATTATCAAGAAAATCAATGGGGAATAGATGTGCCTTGTGTGAGAAAAAAATTATCAAATCCGACTTTTGGGGAGTTAAATTGGTTATTTTTTCAAAAAAGTAATAGTAGTTGTTATTTATTGATGGATTTAAGTAGTATATCGTTGAGAGGAGTAGAAATATGGCGGATATGGTCTGCACACAATATTATTGAACAGTTTTGGAAAATGTTAAAATCGGTACTAAAAATTGCGGAGATGAAATTAAGGAAACAGGGAATTTATATAGGATTATTAATTAAAGTAATAATGTATTTAATACTGTTATCAATGCAGTTTATGCCTAGTTTAGGTCGTTTATCATTGACGCAAATAATGAGAAAAATAGAATCAACAACTAAGCTACCTGATGTAATCAAAGAGCATTTTCAGCACGATTTTCTAGGGGTTTCAGCTATGGCATAGCTTTTCAGGGTTTTTGGAATTATCAGTTGATAATTCTGATAGCTTCTAATGCCCTTAAACTCTGATTGATAACAATTAGGGATGTTTTCATTTTGAGAATTAGGAAGAATATTGATTAATACGGGATAAACTGGCAAATTATATTTTTCCTCTGCTAAGGCAGTGTAAGCCCTCATTCTCAAAGGCATTTCTTTTTTATATTTTAATTGCAGTTCATTCAAAATCAAAAATTCCCCATTGTCAGGATTATTAACTTTTAATAGTACATCATTATCTCTACCGATCCACTGAAATTCTGAAGAGAGAAATTCCTGTACTTCAATAGTTTGATCTTGCGTAATCCAGCGTACCCAATTATTGGGTGCTAAACTGATTAATCTTTTACTACCTAAATCTGCTTTTTTTGTCATTAAGTTAAGTTTTGTAAATAAGTAATATAGTTAGTGAATCTTAGCAGAAATCATCAATTTCACCACATCTGGAGTTGTATTTTTCGCTTCCCATCTTAACTTATCCCATGCCTTTTGAGGGTTCGATCGTCCGAATGCCAAATCAGTAGGACGAAATAAACTAGAATCCGTTTGAACGTATTTTTGCCAATCTAAATGGAAGTATTCAAAGGCAAAACGAACAAAATCTTCTAAGGAATAACTTTCTCCCGTAGCAATGACATAATCATCAGGTTGATCTTGCTGTAACATTAAATACATTGCTTCCACATATTCTTCCGCCCATCCCCAATCTCGATAAATATTAATATTACCTAACCTTAAAATTTCTTGACTTCCTTGAGCAATACGACAGACACTGGCAATGATTTTTTGGGTGACAAATCGATTCGGTCTGAGGGGGGATTCATGGTTAAATAGAATACCAGAACAAGCAAATAAATTATAGGCTTCTCTGTAATTAGCTACTTGCCAAAAAGCTGCGGATTTGGCTACCGCATAAGGACTTCGAGGGCGAAAAGGAGTATTTTCATCGGCAGGAATATCCCCTGTATCACCGAAACACTCACTAGAACTAGCATTATAGATTTTGATGGGTTGATTGAGAAAACGGATTACTTCTAAAAGATTTAACGTGCCAATGGTGATACTTTCGAGGGTTTCAACGGGCATTTCAAAGGATAAACCCACAGAACTTTGTCCTGCTAAATTGTAGATTTCATCGGGTTTAACTTGGGCTATCACTTGCAAGACACTACGGAAATCCGTTAAAGTCATGGAGGTTAAATTAACTTTGTCTTTAATGCCTAAATACTCCAAGTTCCGAAAGTGGGATATTTGAGCATCTCTGGAAGTTCCCCAGACGTTGTAACCTTTTTCTAATAGTAGTTTAGCTAAATAAGCTCCGTCTTGTCCTGATATGCCACAAATTAAGGCGGTGTTCATTAGTTTCTTGAGTAACAATTAACTATCTTTTAAGTTACCCTATATTAGTGAAGGGGCGATCGAGCTTTTGGTTAAGTTTTGTTACTGGGTTCGATCGAGTTTAGGAATGGGGAGGTGCGATCGGCTTTTGGGAATGGGGAGGTGCGATCGGCTTTTGGGAATGGGGAGGTGCGATCGTGTTTTGGAATGAGTAGGTGCGATCGGGTTTTGGAATGGGGAGATGCGATCGCTGTTTGGGAATGGGGAGATGAGATCGCTGTTTGGGTAATGGGGAGATGCGATCGAGTTTTGGGGAATGGGGAGGTGCGATCGGGTTTGAGAATGGGGAGGTGCGATCGAGTTTTGGGGAATGGGGAGGTGCGATCGCTGTTTGGTAATGGGGAGGTGCGATCGGGTTTTGGGAATAGGAAGGTGCGATCGCTGTTTAGGAATGGGAAGGTGCAATCGATGTTTTGGGAATGGGGAGATGCGATCGATGTTTGGGTAATACTCACATCTTGCACTAATACATAGTAACTAGGTAAAAGGTGACAGGTAGCAGGTAGCAGGTGTCAGGTTTGATGATTTTTGATTATATTTAATATTTAAAGCAAAAATTAAGATGGTTTTGGTGGAATAGCTTAAATTTAAGTTCTTTTTCTTAACCTAAAACCTGAAACCCGAAACCTAAAAACTGACCTATTTTTAATCAGGTGCAAGATCTCAGTAATAGAGAGATGCGATTTATGTTTGGTAAGTTAACTAAATAAATCTGAATGAGTGCCTGTCCTTTCAAAAACAATTAGATCATCTTGAGGAATTAGTTTATAAATCAATAACCAATCCGGTGAGCTATGACATTCTCTACGATCAGCATAATTTCCGATTAGTTTATGATCCTTATGTTTGGCTTCCAGAATTTCTCGATTAACTAATTTTGAGATTATTTGTTTGAGTTTATCGATATTTTTCCCTCTTTTTTTCATCGTCTTTATATCTTTTTCAAAACGCTTAGTATAAGAAGGTTTCACTATTATATCCCCAGTTGCTCAAACATATTCTCTAAATTGTCACAGTGGATCAATTCCTCCCCCTGATCCGTTTTTTCTAGTGTTTTTTGAGTTATCTGATTGGGAATTTTGACTTCAAAAGGTAATCCTTGCTGTAGTTCAACTTGCTTATAAAAAAGATTGATTGCCTCTGTCGTACTCAATCCTAACTTTTGAAAAATATGTTCTACTTTAATCTTCAATTCAGGTTCAATTCTAGCTCTTACAGTTGCAGTTTTAGTCATAACTTAAACATTTAATTTTCATCCATTATCATAGCCCATTTTGGCTACACTTGGTGACTATAAAGTTTTACTCAGATGATAATAGAGCGGGTGCTTACTGCGTAGCTGATCCCTTCGGGATAAACCCGTCAAGAACTTTTTTGAGCTAAAGTACAGTTATAAGTGTTTTAGTGTAGCTGAATTTAATATGGTTATTACCGTCGAATCCATTACTTAATCGTCTTTGAGTTTAGAAGAATTTTTACAACTCCCCGAAACCAAACCCTATAGCGAATATATTGATGGAAAAATACAACAGAAGCCCATGCCTCAAGGACACCATAGCGTTTTACAAGGTCGTTTAGTTACCGCCATAAATGAAAACGTTTTAGCAACAAAAATTGCTTGTGATTTACCTGATTTACGATGTACTTTTGGGGGGTGATCGATCGTACCAGATATATCGGTTTTTAGTTGGCAACGGATTCCTAAAGATGAAAGGGGAAGAATCGCTAATCGTTTTGAAACTCATCCCGACTGGGTGATTGAAATTTTATCCCCTGAACAATCTGCTAATAAAGTGATGAGAAAAATTATGTTTTGTTTGAATCAAGGAACACAATTAGGGTGGTTAATTGATCCTGAAGATGAATCAGTAATGATATTAAAGCCTAACCAATTTCCTGAGATAAAAGTGGAAAAGGAAATCTTGCCTGTTTTGGATGAGATTAAAGATTTACAATTATCAGTAGAGGAAATGTTTAATTGGTTGGCTATTTAGCTGGTACTCCCCATACTTGACAATTATCTTCTACATCTTTGATAACTAAAGCTCCAGCGCCCACCAGACTATTTTTCCCAATCTTAATATTTTGAATAATGGTTGCTCCTGTACCAATATGGGTGCGATCGCCGATGGAAACTCCACCCGAAATAGTTACTCCAGGCGCAATATGAACATGATCTCCAATTTGACAATCATGATCAATAGAGGTTTTTGTATTAATGATTGTATTAACTCCTATCGTACAACTAGGTTGAATAATTACACCTGCCATTATCTGTGCGCCTTCGCCAAGTTTCACATCCTGAGCAATGATAGAAGAAGGATGAATAATGGTTAAAAAAGAATAATTTAATTGTTTAAAATGAGCCAAAATTTTGCTTCTTAAATCTGTATTTTTAGTAGAGCCGATCGCATTTACTAATCTAATTTCAGAGGGTGAATATTGTAAAACAGATTCATCATTCCCAATAAAATTAACCCCTAAAACATCTTGACTGTAATTTTGATAATTAGGATCAACAATGCCAATAATTTCTCGTTTTTGTAAGAGGAGAATATTAATTAAAACTTTAGCATGACCACCACCACCTAAAATAATTATGGGAAGATTCATAATTTAATTTAATTTTAGCAATTGAATAATTGACTAATGATAATGTCAATTTCGGGAAATGCCAAAGAATTAATTATGGGTTTCTGCCATGTTATTTTAACTGCATAATCTCCATTTTCTGGCTGACGAAAAACTATTAATTCTTGCTCCATTAAATTTATAATCCAATACTGCGGTATTTGAGCTTGAGCATAAATATTTTTTTTAATAGATAAATCTTTATTTAAACTGCTATTGGCAATTTCGATTAACCAAAAAATGTCATCTGGATAAGGATGGTGTTCATTATATTTTGATTCAGGTAATTTAACAATTGCAATATCTGGTTCTGGTTCAGAATTTGATAAAGTGATAGGACCATTAAACCTAACATCAGCTTTTCCCTTTAAAATATTGAGAGTATCAATTAAGTAATGTTATGATATAGACTGATCCTATCATCATTAATTAACCATGTCTCATCAATGCCCTCGATGTCATAATACTAAAATCATCAAAAACGGTTTTGCTCGTGGTCAACAAAGGTTTAAATGTAAGCACTGTAACTATCAGTTCACCACTGATAAGATTGATCGAGGTAAACCTATGTGGATGAAACTAGAAACAGCAATTCTGTATTGCAGTGGAATGTCTATGAATTCGATCGCAAAGCTTCTCAATGTTTCTGCTCAGACTATTTTAAATTGGATTAGAGCTTTGGCACTAGAAAATTATGAAAAGCCTGAACCCTGCGAAGCGGTGGTTGTGGAACTAGATGAACTTTGGCATTTTATAGAGTCAAAAAAAACAAGTTAT is a window from the Cyanobacterium sp. Dongsha4 genome containing:
- a CDS encoding nucleotidyltransferase domain-containing protein, whose protein sequence is MSVLITEFSAKKVILFGSLAGQTPWHDFSDIDLAVEGLPEGSFFRAYSLCRDLLPKGIDLDLVPLETAYPEIKTRILQGKIMNTNSLDALKSLIDDELLSLQRLVEETRKDLSSLKEPPTQLEMNGLASYLHQYYTSIEGIFRRIAINIDNSLPTGERSHLDLLTQMSSDIPNVRKAVINPQQYQVLKEYLGFRHFFRHAYGYQLR
- a CDS encoding GDP-mannose 4,6-dehydratase is translated as MNTALICGISGQDGAYLAKLLLEKGYNVWGTSRDAQISHFRNLEYLGIKDKVNLTSMTLTDFRSVLQVIAQVKPDEIYNLAGQSSVGLSFEMPVETLESITIGTLNLLEVIRFLNQPIKIYNASSSECFGDTGDIPADENTPFRPRSPYAVAKSAAFWQVANYREAYNLFACSGILFNHESPLRPNRFVTQKIIASVCRIAQGSQEILRLGNINIYRDWGWAEEYVEAMYLMLQQDQPDDYVIATGESYSLEDFVRFAFEYFHLDWQKYVQTDSSLFRPTDLAFGRSNPQKAWDKLRWEAKNTTPDVVKLMISAKIH
- a CDS encoding type II toxin-antitoxin system YafQ family toxin; its protein translation is MKPSYTKRFEKDIKTMKKRGKNIDKLKQIISKLVNREILEAKHKDHKLIGNYADRRECHSSPDWLLIYKLIPQDDLIVFERTGTHSDLFS
- a CDS encoding type II toxin-antitoxin system RelB/DinJ family antitoxin → MTKTATVRARIEPELKIKVEHIFQKLGLSTTEAINLFYKQVELQQGLPFEVKIPNQITQKTLEKTDQGEELIHCDNLENMFEQLGI
- a CDS encoding acetyltransferase, with amino-acid sequence MNLPIIILGGGGHAKVLINILLLQKREIIGIVDPNYQNYSQDVLGVNFIGNDESVLQYSPSEIRLVNAIGSTKNTDLRSKILAHFKQLNYSFLTIIHPSSIIAQDVKLGEGAQIMAGVIIQPSCTIGVNTIINTKTSIDHDCQIGDHVHIAPGVTISGGVSIGDRTHIGTGATIIQNIKIGKNSLVGAGALVIKDVEDNCQVWGVPAK
- a CDS encoding Uma2 family endonuclease, with amino-acid sequence MDTLNILKGKADVRFNGPITLSNSEPEPDIAIVKLPESKYNEHHPYPDDIFWLIEIANSSLNKDLSIKKNIYAQAQIPQYWIINLMEQELIVFRQPENGDYAVKITWQKPIINSLAFPEIDIIISQLFNC